The genomic interval TGCCAATGTTTTTGTTCATGGTAACAGGTACATACGTGTCTGGTATTTGTTTAGGTGTAATTCAAACTTCCCCTTGTTTTCAAGATTGCCAATCTGTTTCCCCCCCAATAAATTATATGTGTAAGCTTGCAGTAAAGATTTGGAAAAATGCAAGAACAAGGTCTCAAGTACAAGGTCTTTGTCCAGTGGCTAACACTGCTAGAAACAACTgtattcaaatatataatacgAACTCCCCTACTTGTAGGCTACGTCTCACAAATAGTATGAAAATTGATTTTTCTTTCGAGCACCTCTCAACAATCAACCAAAGAGGTAGACAGACTGGATTGAGAGCATGTAAAAAGTCCTGCCATGCATTCAGTCTGCCTCCACTCTCAAGGCAAGTGATTTCAATAATTAGTTTGTCTAGCTAATCTACCTAAGGATCAGCTTAATCCGTGAATTTGCAGGAAGAATTACATGGCAAGACCTTTTCTTTCCCAACCTGAGATGTCTGCCCCTTGGATGCAAACATCCATTACCAAGCATCCAGGTAGAAACAACATCAGTAGTCCAATAGTAGTAAATTCAGTAGTAGGAACTCTATAACGTACAATTATTTCCCACAAGTAGCTTTGAAAATTGATGTGTCATGTGTGAATATCATTCTTACCCATGCACCAAAGACCTACTGCCAAGCATAGCTCAGTATAAGCCCACACCCAACCCCAATCTCTCCCACATATTCCTGAACAAACACCAGAGAACGTATGCCCCATCCATACATCCACAGCCGCCTGAGCAAGCCAAGCAGTGCAGACGCGGTCCTCCCCCCCTCCCATTCCCATCCAATCCCCTTGGTGGCGCACTTCTACTACAACTACAGGCCTCACCGGTCCAGGCCGATGAGGAGgcgactcctctcctcctccttctggctCTCGTTCTTGAGGTCGGCGAAGACCTGCGTGAAGTAGTGCGGGTCCGAGTTGATCTGCAGCATCTTGGAGCTCATCAGGTTGATGATGGAGAGGCAGCGGTCCCAGAAGGTCTCCTTGGAGCTCTCCACCAGGAAGGGCTTGAGCGGATAGGAGATCTCGTTGCCCATGTACGAGTAGGACAGGTAGAGGCAGGTGAGCAGCACGGCCTGCAGCTCGTGCTCCGTGGCCACCTCGGAGGAGACCACGTCGCGGCACAGCATGTACACGAAGACCACGTTGGCGGGCGTGACGAAGGCCTGGTCCTGCCAGCCCTGGAGGAGTAAGGAGCGGTCCACGGCGCGCAGCCAGAGCACCGGGTCGGCCGGCGACAGGTGCTTGAGGCGGTAGCAGCGGCCGCACAGGAACTCGCCCAGGCACCGCAGCAGCTCGCTGGTGGAGGCCTGGACGATGACGCGCTTGGGCGTGCCGGAGGCGGCATTGGAGTTGGCCAGGGGCGCCTTCTTGACGGACGAGGCCGAGGTGTTGTTGGCGTTCTTGGTTGGGCTGCCGCCACTCTGGTCCTGGGCGAAGGTGGAGAGGTTGGCGCAGGACTGCGACTTCTTCAGGTTCTCGTTGTTGAGGTGCGTGACGTTGTTCTGGTAGCCGTTGGCATTGGGCTGCACCTTCTTGGAACCCTTTTTCTTGGCCGAGACGGCCACGATGCGTTTCCACGGCAGCACGTTGATGAGCGCGTTGCGCTTCAGGTTCTTGTCCTTGGCATTCTTGCTGTTCTGCACGGCCGTGTAGTGGCCCACCGTGGCCGGGCCGTCCTCAAACAGCGCCGCCTTGCGGTAGCTCGGGGACAGAGACAGCACGGTTCCCATGGTGGCTggtttgttgttgtcgttgtagtggtggtggtggtggtgttggtggaccTCTCAGAGGAGGTAGACTGCAGAAGATCTGCAGCAGGCCTGGGGTTTATGAGGGGGAGACGTAAGGGTCCTGGCCTCCTCGCTTCTTCCAAGAGAGGAAGGGCCCCAAGGCTACCAGACTGGGCTTGTCTTCAGCATCCACGGCAGGAAgggaggaggtttttttttaagaatccaAAGGGGAGGGCTGGCTTTTGTTGTCTTGGAGGAACAGTGGGGCTCGTCTCACAAGTTCATGCAGCCacgttgtctgtctctctctctctcttagtctggGTGTCACCTCTCTGTCGTCAACTGGTTGTTTTTAACCTCGGGAGCAGCTGTGGAGATCACAAAAGCATGACCTAATTATTCACAATGATCAAAACAACTGACAAAAGGTTGATTGGATTATCTTGAGGTGGAGCTGTGAAAGGACCGTTCACACCTGTATATCCATAGCAAAATCCCCTTATGTACAGGATTATAAACATTAACAGAAGATTACTCTTTTGATAATGTCATTCTCAAGGCTTCCTTGGTGGGAAATCATATTACAGAGTTTATAACACGTTATGCCTTTTGCCCCATCAGAGAAAATAGGTTAATGGTGATGCATAAATGGGGCATAAAGAGGAAGCCACCGTGAAGTAGGCTATTCTTTCTGCTATGTCCTTTCGTATTGATTGTTTTTCGACATCAGTGAACATCCCAGTCAATCCTTGTGAGTCGTCTGAAATTCCTGAAGACGCATCTCTGCAACCTTCTCCTTTACTGAATTTGTCCTTGCACAGCGCCGGATCGAATACCTTGCTGTAGCCTTTTATGTATCAAATGGTTCGGTGATAACATTGCGGGATGTTAGGTGGCACATAATCACTAGCCTATAACCTACGCCAGCTAAAAATAGCAGTGCTACCGTATGAATATGGGGCATGCAACTGGGGCTGTTATCAGTTAGGGTTATTACGAGATTGTATCACTCTCCGGCCAGCGTAAACGGATTTAAATTGACACATTTTTTAATTCAACTGCGTCAAAAAATATGGCAAA from Engraulis encrasicolus isolate BLACKSEA-1 chromosome 17, IST_EnEncr_1.0, whole genome shotgun sequence carries:
- the cdk5r1b gene encoding cyclin-dependent kinase 5 activator 1b; translation: MGTVLSLSPSYRKAALFEDGPATVGHYTAVQNSKNAKDKNLKRNALINVLPWKRIVAVSAKKKGSKKVQPNANGYQNNVTHLNNENLKKSQSCANLSTFAQDQSGGSPTKNANNTSASSVKKAPLANSNAASGTPKRVIVQASTSELLRCLGEFLCGRCYRLKHLSPADPVLWLRAVDRSLLLQGWQDQAFVTPANVVFVYMLCRDVVSSEVATEHELQAVLLTCLYLSYSYMGNEISYPLKPFLVESSKETFWDRCLSIINLMSSKMLQINSDPHYFTQVFADLKNESQKEEERSRLLIGLDR